The Devosia sp. A16 genome includes a window with the following:
- a CDS encoding HD domain-containing protein yields the protein MSACRLGLAEAEQLVAARLGNSPRAAHARFVGLLLQRLAVELGADAGLWRLVGLLHDLDYFAVAGDWRRHGMMAAEWLQGRLPPEALAAIAAHDHRAGVESTTPLAQCLRLADGLAVLDEAAGREATLAALKAGTIEDIVGSRPFLVAIIAGTAARQGLDLATLGTILAALPRQKRPGPSLL from the coding sequence ATGAGTGCCTGCCGGCTCGGCCTTGCCGAGGCGGAGCAGTTGGTGGCCGCACGGCTGGGCAACAGCCCCAGGGCCGCCCATGCGCGCTTTGTCGGGCTGCTGCTGCAACGACTGGCGGTCGAGCTCGGCGCCGATGCGGGGCTGTGGCGGCTCGTCGGGCTGCTGCACGATCTCGACTATTTCGCCGTCGCAGGCGATTGGCGCCGGCATGGCATGATGGCGGCGGAATGGCTGCAGGGCCGCCTGCCGCCCGAGGCGCTCGCGGCAATCGCGGCGCATGACCATCGCGCCGGGGTCGAGAGCACGACGCCGTTGGCCCAGTGCCTGCGGCTCGCCGATGGTCTGGCGGTGCTCGACGAGGCTGCCGGACGCGAGGCAACGCTCGCGGCCCTCAAAGCCGGCACCATCGAGGATATCGTCGGTAGCCGGCCGTTCCTCGTGGCGATCATCGCCGGCACGGCGGCGCGGCAAGGGCTGGATCTCGCGACTCTTGGTACCATTCTGGCTGCGTTGCCGCGACAGAAGCGGCCTGGCCCCTCCCTCCTATGA
- a CDS encoding YggS family pyridoxal phosphate-dependent enzyme: MQNAPESLEIIRARIERAHRRFGPPPDRVELVAVSKTFDAAAIRPFLDAGQRMFGENRVQEAKEKWPELRASYDGIELHLIGPLQTNKAREAVALFDVIQTVDRDKLAGILAEEMKRAGKRLPVFVQVNIGLEEQKAGVAPSDAAAFVGRCKDLHGLDVVGLMCIPPEGDPAGPYFAHLASLARDAGVEKLSMGMSSDFETAIAMGATHVRIGSALFGHRG; encoded by the coding sequence ATGCAGAACGCCCCGGAAAGTCTCGAAATCATCCGCGCCCGGATCGAGCGGGCGCATCGGCGCTTCGGCCCGCCGCCGGACCGGGTAGAACTGGTCGCGGTGTCCAAGACCTTCGATGCCGCAGCAATCCGGCCGTTTCTTGACGCCGGCCAACGCATGTTCGGTGAGAACCGGGTGCAGGAGGCCAAGGAAAAATGGCCGGAGCTCCGGGCGTCCTATGATGGCATAGAATTGCACCTGATCGGCCCGCTGCAGACCAACAAGGCCCGCGAGGCGGTGGCGCTGTTCGACGTGATCCAGACCGTCGACCGCGACAAGCTGGCGGGGATCCTCGCCGAGGAGATGAAGCGCGCCGGCAAGCGCCTGCCGGTCTTCGTACAGGTCAATATCGGGCTCGAGGAGCAGAAGGCCGGCGTCGCGCCTTCGGACGCGGCGGCGTTCGTGGGACGCTGCAAGGACCTCCATGGCCTCGACGTGGTCGGACTGATGTGCATTCCGCCCGAGGGCGACCCGGCCGGGCCGTATTTCGCCCATCTGGCGTCGCTGGCCCGCGATGCCGGGGTCGAAAAGCTGTCGATGGGCATGAGCAGCGACTTCGAGACGGCGATCGCCATGGGTGCGACGCATGTGCGGATCGGCAGCGCGCTGTTCGGGCATCGGGGATGA
- the leuS gene encoding leucine--tRNA ligase: MTGRTTERYNPRVEEPRWQKAWEDNKSFEVKHDDSRKPYYVLEMFPYPSGRIHMGHVRNYTMGDVLARYMRAMGRNVLHPMGWDAFGLPAENAAMQNKVHPKSWTYANIAAMRKQLKSIGLGIDWSREFATCDVEYYSKQQKLFLDFLREGLVTRKKSKVNWDPVDMTVLANEQVVDGRGWRSGAVVEQRELNQWAFKVSDFAEALLEALDTLDHWPEKVRVMQRNWIGKSEGLRLLFELTEQWQKFTSIEVFTTRPDTIFGASFIAISADHPLAASLADNPEIAAFIAETRRHGTATETIDKAEKLGIFTGLHVKHPVKPGATLPVYIANFVLMDYGTGAIFGCPAHDQRDLDFARRYDLPVIPVVLPEGADPATFEVDSEAYNGPGRIYHSEFLDGLEIDAAKKAIAAHFAERTVDNLPQGKVEVNYRLRDWGVSRQRYWGCPIPVIHCENCGAVPVPDKDLPVVLPEDVSFDRPGNPLDHHPSWKHVDCPKCGGPATRETDTMDTFVDSSWYFARFTDPHAATPTVPGIANTWLPVDQYIGGVEHAILHLLYSRFFTRAMKQTGHLNLEEPFKGLFTQGMVVHETYQLGSGQNGEWVSPADIRIEQVDGERRASMRQSGEAVTIGSIEKMSKSKKNVVDPDEIVTTYGADTARWFMLSDSPPERDVQWTEAGIEGASRFLQRVWKLVGDFLDLEDDIAARLKGDGDAGVAELRKVVHRTVANVGGEIEGLRFNRAVAQIYELSNAIAKFSQAVATSISPAQRAAFREAVEHLVQLVAPMMPHLAETCWAALGKTGLVVDAPWPVADQSLLVDSTVVLPVQVNGKRRGEITVPVGAPRELVEKEVLSLDAVARMLEGKPPKKLVIVPDRIVNVVV, translated from the coding sequence GTGACTGGTAGAACGACCGAGCGCTACAATCCGCGTGTCGAAGAGCCACGCTGGCAGAAGGCCTGGGAGGACAACAAGTCCTTCGAGGTCAAGCACGACGACAGCCGCAAGCCCTACTACGTGCTCGAGATGTTCCCCTATCCGTCGGGGCGCATCCATATGGGCCATGTGCGCAACTATACCATGGGCGACGTGCTGGCGCGCTATATGCGTGCCATGGGCCGCAACGTGCTGCACCCGATGGGCTGGGACGCCTTCGGCCTGCCGGCCGAGAACGCCGCCATGCAGAACAAGGTTCACCCCAAGAGCTGGACCTATGCCAACATCGCCGCGATGCGCAAGCAACTGAAGTCGATCGGGCTGGGCATCGACTGGAGTCGCGAGTTCGCCACCTGCGACGTCGAATACTATTCCAAGCAGCAGAAGCTGTTCCTCGATTTCCTGCGCGAGGGCCTCGTCACCCGCAAGAAATCCAAGGTCAACTGGGACCCGGTCGACATGACCGTGCTGGCCAACGAGCAGGTGGTCGATGGCCGCGGCTGGCGCTCCGGTGCGGTTGTGGAACAGCGTGAGCTCAACCAATGGGCCTTCAAGGTTTCCGATTTCGCCGAGGCACTGCTCGAAGCGCTCGACACCCTCGACCACTGGCCTGAGAAGGTGCGCGTCATGCAGCGCAACTGGATCGGCAAGTCCGAAGGGCTGCGCCTGCTGTTCGAATTGACCGAGCAATGGCAGAAGTTCACCTCCATCGAGGTGTTCACCACCCGTCCGGACACCATCTTCGGCGCCTCGTTCATCGCTATCTCAGCCGATCATCCGCTGGCGGCGTCGCTCGCGGACAATCCTGAAATCGCGGCCTTCATTGCCGAGACCCGCCGCCACGGCACCGCCACCGAGACCATCGACAAGGCGGAAAAGCTGGGCATTTTCACCGGGCTGCACGTGAAACATCCGGTGAAACCCGGGGCCACGCTGCCCGTCTACATCGCCAATTTCGTGCTGATGGACTACGGCACCGGCGCCATCTTCGGCTGCCCGGCGCACGACCAGCGCGACCTCGATTTCGCCCGTCGATACGACCTGCCGGTGATCCCGGTGGTGCTGCCCGAAGGCGCCGACCCGGCAACGTTCGAAGTCGATTCAGAGGCTTACAACGGCCCGGGCCGCATCTATCACTCCGAGTTCCTCGACGGCCTCGAGATCGATGCCGCCAAGAAGGCGATCGCCGCGCACTTCGCCGAGCGCACCGTCGACAACCTGCCGCAAGGGAAAGTCGAGGTGAACTACCGGCTGCGCGATTGGGGCGTGTCGCGCCAGCGCTACTGGGGCTGCCCGATCCCGGTGATCCATTGCGAGAACTGCGGCGCCGTGCCGGTGCCCGACAAGGACCTGCCGGTAGTGCTCCCCGAGGACGTGAGTTTCGATCGGCCGGGCAACCCGCTCGACCATCACCCGAGCTGGAAGCATGTCGACTGCCCGAAATGCGGTGGGCCGGCGACGCGCGAGACCGACACCATGGACACGTTCGTCGACAGTTCCTGGTACTTCGCCCGCTTCACCGATCCACACGCTGCGACCCCGACGGTCCCCGGCATTGCCAACACCTGGCTGCCGGTCGACCAGTATATCGGCGGCGTCGAGCACGCGATCCTGCACCTGCTCTATTCGCGCTTCTTCACCCGCGCCATGAAGCAGACCGGCCACCTGAACCTCGAGGAGCCGTTCAAGGGTCTGTTCACCCAGGGCATGGTGGTGCACGAAACCTACCAGCTGGGCTCCGGCCAGAACGGCGAGTGGGTTTCGCCGGCCGACATCCGGATCGAGCAGGTCGATGGCGAACGCCGCGCCAGCATGCGGCAGTCCGGTGAGGCCGTCACCATCGGCTCCATCGAAAAGATGAGCAAATCCAAGAAGAACGTCGTCGACCCGGACGAGATCGTGACCACCTACGGCGCCGATACCGCCCGTTGGTTCATGTTGTCGGACTCGCCGCCGGAACGCGACGTCCAGTGGACCGAAGCGGGCATCGAAGGCGCCAGCCGCTTCCTGCAGCGCGTCTGGAAGCTGGTGGGGGACTTCCTCGACCTCGAGGACGATATCGCCGCCCGCCTCAAGGGCGATGGCGATGCTGGCGTTGCCGAACTGCGCAAGGTGGTGCACCGCACCGTGGCCAATGTCGGCGGCGAGATCGAGGGTCTGCGCTTCAACCGCGCCGTGGCCCAGATCTACGAGCTCTCCAACGCCATCGCCAAGTTCTCGCAGGCGGTCGCGACCAGCATCTCCCCGGCGCAGCGCGCCGCCTTCCGCGAGGCGGTGGAGCACCTGGTACAGCTTGTCGCCCCGATGATGCCCCATCTCGCCGAAACCTGCTGGGCGGCGCTGGGCAAGACCGGTCTCGTGGTCGATGCGCCATGGCCGGTGGCTGACCAGTCGCTGCTGGTCGATTCGACCGTGGTGCTGCCGGTGCAGGTCAACGGCAAGCGCCGTGGCGAGATCACCGTCCCGGTCGGCGCTCCCAGGGAACTGGTGGAGAAAGAGGTCTTGTCACTCGATGCGGTTGCCCGCATGCTGGAAGGCAAGCCGCCCAAGAAGCTGGTGATCGTGCCCGACAGGATCGTCAATGTGGTCGTCTAA
- the lptE gene encoding LPS assembly lipoprotein LptE: MWSSNRLLRNAFVALSLVGATALAGCTGLTPVYGERGIGTERHPLNFAKPNSRAEQVIYQELALRFGKATDPASPTVRITTSNTTRKLTRSNVSRPSEQREATVTARIELIAADGAIILSTSRSAAALYTTDSQALAASEAEREAIERAARELAETVRLTLLGALVQSAG; encoded by the coding sequence ATGTGGTCGTCTAACCGATTGCTGCGCAACGCCTTTGTCGCCCTGTCGCTCGTCGGCGCGACGGCGCTTGCCGGCTGCACGGGGCTCACCCCGGTCTATGGCGAACGCGGCATCGGCACCGAACGGCACCCGCTGAACTTTGCCAAACCCAACAGCCGGGCCGAACAGGTGATCTACCAGGAGCTGGCGCTGCGCTTCGGCAAGGCGACCGACCCGGCGAGCCCCACCGTTCGGATCACCACGTCGAACACGACACGCAAGCTCACCCGGTCGAACGTCTCGCGGCCCTCCGAGCAGCGCGAGGCGACGGTCACGGCGCGCATCGAGCTGATTGCTGCCGATGGCGCGATCATCCTGTCGACCAGCCGTTCGGCCGCGGCGCTCTACACCACCGACAGCCAAGCGCTGGCTGCGTCGGAGGCCGAGCGCGAAGCGATCGAGCGCGCCGCACGCGAACTGGCCGAGACCGTTCGGCTGACCTTGCTCGGCGCTCTCGTCCAGTCGGCCGGCTGA